A genomic stretch from Lathyrus oleraceus cultivar Zhongwan6 chromosome 2, CAAS_Psat_ZW6_1.0, whole genome shotgun sequence includes:
- the LOC127123338 gene encoding uncharacterized protein LOC127123338 encodes MDQGSVFTGRKMQEFAMEIDFKLLASTPYYAQANGQVEAANKVIIDLIKKHVGKKPKNCYKTLDQILWACRTFPKEATKSTPFRLTFGHDVVLPVEIHLQSLRIQRQHELTTESYWSMMLDELVDLDEERLSALELLRQQKKRIEVSYNKKVKVKSFTPEDLVWKVILPMDRKDRALGKWPPNWEGPFQIL; translated from the coding sequence ATGGATCAAGGATCAGTATTTACTGGTCGGAAAATGCAGGAATTCGCCATGGAAATAGATTTCAAATTGTTAGCGTCAACACCCTATTATGCTCAGGCCAATGGACAAGTCGAAGCTGCCAATAAGGTGATCATTGATTTGATTAAAAAACATGTAGGGAAGAAGCCTAAGAATTGTTACAAGACTCTAGACCAAATTTTATGGGCATGTCGTACGTTTCCTAAAGAGGCTACCAAGTCGACCCCCTTTCGCCTAACTTTTGGCCATGATGTTGTCTTGCCAGTAGAAATCCACCTACAATCCCTAAGGATTCAGAGACAACATGAACTCACAACGGAATCATATTGGAGCATGATGTTGGATGAATTGGTCGATTTGGACGAGGAAAGGTTAAGTGCCTTAGAATTACTAAGGCAACAAAAGAAAAGGATAGAAGTCTCTTATAATAAGAAAGTGAAAGTTAAAAGTTTTACGCCTGAAGATTTGGTCTGGAAAGtgatccttccaatggatcgaaaAGATAGAGCCTTGGGGAAGTGGCCGCCAAATTGGGAAGGTCCTTTCCAAATTCTGTAG
- the LOC127119594 gene encoding thioredoxin H3, with protein MGANSSSMECPPRTSSAKSASSHILSFHSTAKWKAHFDASKETNKLMVVEFTATWCGPCKFMDPIFQDFAAKYIKVDFIKIDVDVLMGVAQEFQVQAMPTFILMKKGKIVDKVVGAKKEDLEKLIEKHQN; from the exons ATGGGAGCCAACTCATCCAGCATGGAGTGTCCTCCTCGTACATCATCAGCAAAATCAGCATCATCTCACATTCTCTCTTTCCATTCCACTGCTAAATGGAAGGCTCATTTTGATGCATCCAAAGAAACTAACAAGCTG ATGGTGGTTGAATTTACGGCTACATGGTGTGGACCTTGCAAATTCATGGATCCAATCTTTCAAGATTTTGCTGCAAAATATATTAAAGTTGATTTCATCAAGATAGACGTGGATGTATTAATG GGTGTTGCTCAAGAATTTCAGGTGCAAGCAATGCCAACATTCATATTGATGAAGAAAGGAAAAATTGTTGACAAGGTGGTAGGAGCAAAAAAGGAAGATCTTGAAAAGTTGATCGAAAAGCATCAAAACTGA
- the LOC127123339 gene encoding uncharacterized protein LOC127123339, whose amino-acid sequence MVNRNQNVDDIIRQVRHDDVAADNNLAAIVKRIMVRNRVNFGLRRPYYTSPLAEYVLQTNAPLRTKIPKFTKFFGDTTESTVEHVARYLIEAGDMSNNENLRMKYFPSSLTKNAFTWFTTFPQNSIHSWNHLEWMFHEQFYMGQTKISLKELASVRRKFIEPIDDYLNRFRLL is encoded by the coding sequence ATGGTAAATAGGAATCAAAATGTCGATGATATCATACGGCAAGTTCGACATGATGATGTGGCAGCGGATAATAACCTAGCAGCTATAGTCAAGAGAATTATGGTTCGAAATAGGGTAAATTTTGGTCTTAGAAGACCATATTATACATCGCCTTTGGCAGAATATGTCTTACAGACAAATGCGCCCCTAAGGAccaaaatccccaaattcaccAAGTTTTTCGGGGATACTACTGAGTCTACTGTCGAACACGTGGCGAGATATCTAATTGAAGCTGGAGATATGTCAAATAACGAGAATCTTCGGATGAAATATTTCCCAAGTTCTCTTACCAAGAATGCTTTTACATGGTTCACAACTTTTCCCCAGAATTCGATCCATTCATGGAACCATCTAGAATGGATGTTCCATGAACAGTTCTACATGGGACAAACGAAGATAAGTTTGAAAGAGTTGGCTAGTGTCAGACGAAAATTCATCGAGCCAATTGACGACTACCTGAATAGATTTCGACTACTCTAA